The following coding sequences lie in one Nycticebus coucang isolate mNycCou1 chromosome 20, mNycCou1.pri, whole genome shotgun sequence genomic window:
- the JCAD gene encoding junctional cadherin 5-associated protein isoform X2, with protein sequence MSSVFYNHPTVVWNPQPQAGSDQTHWKRGGPEVGRSLGLRDREDLEVRGMAQAYSLPGHVREGPWEVGRRTGHVTKKAVWEEELRASGPTKWQNVSLESWNQPRKLGRQMSDGAGERFFQDLYPFIQGEHVLKSQNKRKSQSLPRVLFPDNLSCTEIPIPLGDGYLPKMPPYPPNCPPNLEPTRHPEKGGSSVPLLRPKFGKPLKPPSHGSHQPSRGGVELSDHQDSRQADPHAPRHEPYAVESGLEPPVYVPPPSYRSPPEHIPNPYLDEDPAPRPVCSGHSQQLPLTEKTRASGQLPPGPFGAGNGVSPCCPRGPSAAAHDSSVQYIPFDDPRIRHIKLAQLQGFCEESNLDGKSRNSSPVTPQEPPRGKMQPDGAVWDPQGLTSLSGDERDLALAGTQPWWLWGQLSRDGEPSGFSDQRDHHVTRGQRPEVGGSQQRHAEGQVSSQHSQGASTCDTQTKLKKFEAGIQTKKSSKKKTNETIFCLVSIPVKSESHLPDIDTNNNDLKQAGDKKNGSDKSTALQEQSLLSLSSTDLELQALTGSMGGRPEFQKQDLGEPEDDKPTNDLRFIHFTQHGELKYVGSWPGHQYRDQQTQTSFPEESQSSQLLPGAQPAGSSDTGPTPQHPDPAASEGHMHMALASGDHRQRPSAHHLRGQRSLSPSGNSVFSRTSQSTHQAPAPKAGRSQPSVDVRGHGASPKPVREVVKGEPTGPCNSQQLFGQFLLKPVSRRPWDLISQLESFNKELQEGEESSSSSSSEDSEAEQQQEDRAGSRPENPSSPGHSPGPCAELQSVTWVLEPPMWQSGGEEHQSEHWNEGPGPSNSAPLAPSQVECGRGDSFWSADGSWSNEVDRAVNEPAVSPGPVQGLVSSRSSGTKPVSPPSPAEQREPQEIQKLIGAFISAKPSIAGPPRVDSGRQRGAVLPLSLTGKNRGLSAPDLRLVGLAPGQEPSTSQVDGSSGEAIEIPPGESLQARAARILGIEVAVETLLRGSRRAGQSQPPLPDASACSPESPRDEPSSSGSAPADVPTVPTDAFYGRRKCGWTKSPLFVGERDSARRASPVSDHSSVDGVIASEASSPEPPLNLLESRSSNQKDLGARPPFRSTLFHFIERTPSVAGSEKRLRSPSKVIESLQEKLASPPSRAAPDRLLRMKEVSSVSRMRVLSCRSSDSTEETEELKAVRGPPGPPRGSLSLSGEDHTLSGCKQGTSWGESERPATEKKDGDQDFWCPDSYDPSRVERV encoded by the exons ATGAGTTCTGT GTTTTATAATCACCCCACCGTAGTGTGGaacccccagccccaggctggTAGCGACCAGACCCACTGGAAAAGAGGAGGACCGGAAGTCGGTAGGTCGCTGGGCCTGAGGGACCGAGAGGACCTGGAGGTCAGAGGAATGGCCCAAGCCTACAGCCTGCCTGGCCATGTGAGGGAGGGTCCCTGGGAAGTCGGAAGAAGGACAGGGCATGTGACGAAGAAGGCAGTTTGGGAAGAAGAGCTGAGAGCATCGGGTCCTACCAAGTGGCAGAACGTCAGCCTGGAAAGCTGGAACCAGCCAAGGAAATTAGGGAGGCAGATGTCGGATGGTGCTGGGGAAAGATTCTTTCAAGATTTGTATCCGTTCATTCAAGGAGAACACGTGTTGAAGtctcagaacaaaagaaaatcccagtCGTTGCCTAGAGTCCTTTTCCCCGACAATCTGAGTTGCACAGAAATCCCCATTCCATTAGGCGACGGATATTTACCTAAAATGCCACCGTATCCTCCAAATTGTCCACCTAATCTGGAACCCACAAGGCACCCGGAGAAAGGTGGCTCCTCGGTGCCTTTACTCCGGCCCAAGTTTGGGAAACCCCTCAAGCCCCCATCTCACGGCTCGCACCAGCCTTCCAGGGGAGGAGTGGAACTCAGCGACCATCAGGACAGCCGGCAGGCGGACCCGCACGCCCCCAGGCACGAGCCCTATGCCGTGGAGTCTGGCTTGGAGCCTCCCGTGTATGTGCCTCCGCCGTCATACAGGTCACCCCCCGAGCACATCCCAAACCCCTACTTAGACGAAGACCCGGCTCCCAGACCTGTTTGCAGTGGCCACAGCCAACAGCTGCCTCTGACTGAGAAGACCAGGGCCAGCGGGCAGCTTCCTCCTGGCCCCTTTGGCGCTGGGAATGGTGTGAGCCCCTGCTGTCCTCGCGGGCCCTCTGCCGCAGCCCACGACAGCTCTGTTCAGTACATCCCCTTTGACGATCCACGGATACGACACATTAAACTAGCTCAACTCCAGGGTTTCTGCGAGGAATCAAACCTGGATGGTAAATCCCGGAACTCCAGTCCTGTCACGCCCCAAGAGCCACCTCGTGGGAAAATGCAGCCTGATGGCGCCGTTTGGGATCCACAGGGCCTGACATCCCTGTCAGGAGATGAGAGAGACCTGGCCCTGGCAGGCACCCAGCCGTGGTGGCTGTGGGGCCAGCTCTCCAGGGACGGAGAACCCAGTGGCTTCTCCGACCAAAGAGACCACCATGTCACCAGAGGACAGCGGCCTGAGGTAGGGGGCAGCCAGCAGCGACACGCAGAAGGCCAAGTTTCCTCCCAACACTCGCAGGGTGCAAGTACCTGTGACACTCAAACCAAGCTCAAAAAGTTTGAGGCTGGGATTCAGACCAAGAAAagttcaaagaagaaaacaaatgagacCATATTTTGTTTGGTTTCCATCCCAGTGAAATCAGAATCACATCTGCCAGATATAGATACGAACAACAATGACTTGAAACAGGCTGGTGATAAAAAGAATGGTTCTGATAAGAGCACTGCCCTGCAGGAACAGAGCCTGCTGAGCCTGTCCTCTACCGACCTGGAGCTGCAGGCTCTCACGGGAAGCATGGGCGGGAGGCCTGAGTTCCAAAAGCAAGATCTGGGGGAACCAGAAGATGACAAACCAACAAATGACCTCAGATTCATTCACTTCACCCAGCACGGAGAACTCAAGTATGTTGGCTCTTGGCCAGGGCACCAGTACCGGGACCAGCAAACACAAACCAGCTTCCCTGAAGAATCCCAGAGCTCCCAGCTGCTCCCTGGTGCACAGCCAGCAGGGTCAAGTGACACAGGGCCCACTCCACAACATCCAGACCCTGCAGCCTCCGAGGGTCACATGCATATGGCGTTGGCTTCTGGTGACCACAGGCAGAGGCCAAGTGCTCATCACCTGAGAGGTCAGAGATCCCTCAGCCCGTCTGGCAACAGTGTTTTCTCAAGGACCTCCCAATCCACGCACCAGGCCCCTGCACCAAAAGCGGGTCGGAGTCAGCCCAGCGTGGACGTCCGGGGACACGGAGCCAGCCCCAAGCCCGTGCGTGAGGTGGTGAAGGGGGAACCAACAGGCCCATGCAACAGCCAGCAACTGTTTGGGCAGTTTCTCCTGAAGCCGGTCAGCCGGCGTCCCTGGGATTTGATAAGTCAGTTGGAAAGTTTTAACAAGGAGCTTcaggaaggggaagaaagcagcagcagcagcagcagtgaggACAGTGAGGCCGAGCAGCAGCAGGAGGACCGTGCTGGCTCCAGGCCAGAGAATCCCAGCTCCCCTGGACACAGCCCAGGGCCATGTGCTGAGCTGCAGTCTGTGACCTGGGTGCTGGAGCCCCCCATGTGGCAGTCGGGAGGGGAGGAGCATCAGTCTGAGCACTGGAATGAGGGCCCCGGGCCCAGCAACTCTGCCCCCTTAGCTCCCTCACAGGTAGAATGTGGCAGAGGGGACTCCTTCTGGTCAGCAGACGGAAGCTGGAGTAACGAGGTTGACAGGGCAGTGAATGAGCCAGCAGTCAGCCCAGGACCAGTGCAGGGACTGGTGTCTTCAAGATCAAGTGGCACAAAGCCAGTGTCCCCACCCTCCCCAGCTGAGCAGAGGGAGCCCCAGGAAATTCAGAAACTCATCGGTGCTTTCATTTCTGCGAAACCCAGCATAGCGGGTCCTCCGAGGGTCGACAGTGGGAGACAAAGGGGTGCAGTGCTCCCGCTCTCCCTGACGGGCAAGAACCGAGGGCTCTCGGCACCAGACCTGCGGTTGGTGGGGCTCGCCCCCGGACAAGAGCCGAGCACCAGCCAGGTAGATGGGTCTTCAGGTGAAGCAATAGAAATCCCCCCAGGTGAGTCGCTGCAAGCCAGGGCTGCGAGGATCCTGGGCATCGAGGTGGCTGTGGAGACCCTCCTGCGGGGCTCCAGGAGAGCAGGACAGAGCCAGCCTCCCCTGCCTGATGCAAGTGCCTGCAGCCCAGAGTCCCCAAGGGATGAGCCGTCGTCATCTGGCTCAGCCCCAGCAGATGTCCCCACAGTGCCCACCGACGCCTTTTATGGCAGGAGGAAATGCGGCTGGACCAAAAGCCCCCTCTTTGTGGGGGAAAGGGACAGTGCCAGGAGGGCTTCCCCAGTGTCTGATCACTCAAGTGTGGATGGGGTCATCGCCAGCGAAGCCTCCAGCCCTGAGCCTCCCCTCAACCTCCTGGAGTCTAGGTCTTCCAACCAAAAGGATCTGGGGGCAAGACCTCCCTTCAGGTCCACTTTGTTCCATTTTATAGAAAGGACACCTAGTGTGGCAGGCTCAGAAAAGAGGCTCAGAAGCCCTTCCAAAGTGATTGAAAGTTTACAAGAGAAACTGGCCTCCCCTCCCAGCAGAGCAGCCCCTGACCGCCTGCTGAGAATGAAGGAGGTGAGTTCTGTGTCTCGGATGAGAGTGCTGAGCTGCAGGAGCAGCGACTCCACAGAGGAGACTGAGGAACTGAAGGCCGTCAGAGGCCCGCCTGGCCCACCCAGGGGCTCCCTGTCTCTAAGCGGTGAGGACCACACACTCTCTGGCTGTAAGCAGGGCACTTCTTGGGGAGAAAGCGAACGTCCAGCCACAGAAAAGAAGGACGGTGATCAAGACTTCTGGTGCCCAG ATTCATATGACCCTAGCAGAGTGGAGAGGGTATGA
- the JCAD gene encoding junctional cadherin 5-associated protein isoform X1 — protein MYSVEDLLISHGYKPSRDLSAPREDDPEGRQPARTRVRAGQGLVNGHEDGSAVSAHRKTPTGRGHVSDPESRRRSTPRGPREPQGASASRTSEAGFYNHPTVVWNPQPQAGSDQTHWKRGGPEVGRSLGLRDREDLEVRGMAQAYSLPGHVREGPWEVGRRTGHVTKKAVWEEELRASGPTKWQNVSLESWNQPRKLGRQMSDGAGERFFQDLYPFIQGEHVLKSQNKRKSQSLPRVLFPDNLSCTEIPIPLGDGYLPKMPPYPPNCPPNLEPTRHPEKGGSSVPLLRPKFGKPLKPPSHGSHQPSRGGVELSDHQDSRQADPHAPRHEPYAVESGLEPPVYVPPPSYRSPPEHIPNPYLDEDPAPRPVCSGHSQQLPLTEKTRASGQLPPGPFGAGNGVSPCCPRGPSAAAHDSSVQYIPFDDPRIRHIKLAQLQGFCEESNLDGKSRNSSPVTPQEPPRGKMQPDGAVWDPQGLTSLSGDERDLALAGTQPWWLWGQLSRDGEPSGFSDQRDHHVTRGQRPEVGGSQQRHAEGQVSSQHSQGASTCDTQTKLKKFEAGIQTKKSSKKKTNETIFCLVSIPVKSESHLPDIDTNNNDLKQAGDKKNGSDKSTALQEQSLLSLSSTDLELQALTGSMGGRPEFQKQDLGEPEDDKPTNDLRFIHFTQHGELKYVGSWPGHQYRDQQTQTSFPEESQSSQLLPGAQPAGSSDTGPTPQHPDPAASEGHMHMALASGDHRQRPSAHHLRGQRSLSPSGNSVFSRTSQSTHQAPAPKAGRSQPSVDVRGHGASPKPVREVVKGEPTGPCNSQQLFGQFLLKPVSRRPWDLISQLESFNKELQEGEESSSSSSSEDSEAEQQQEDRAGSRPENPSSPGHSPGPCAELQSVTWVLEPPMWQSGGEEHQSEHWNEGPGPSNSAPLAPSQVECGRGDSFWSADGSWSNEVDRAVNEPAVSPGPVQGLVSSRSSGTKPVSPPSPAEQREPQEIQKLIGAFISAKPSIAGPPRVDSGRQRGAVLPLSLTGKNRGLSAPDLRLVGLAPGQEPSTSQVDGSSGEAIEIPPGESLQARAARILGIEVAVETLLRGSRRAGQSQPPLPDASACSPESPRDEPSSSGSAPADVPTVPTDAFYGRRKCGWTKSPLFVGERDSARRASPVSDHSSVDGVIASEASSPEPPLNLLESRSSNQKDLGARPPFRSTLFHFIERTPSVAGSEKRLRSPSKVIESLQEKLASPPSRAAPDRLLRMKEVSSVSRMRVLSCRSSDSTEETEELKAVRGPPGPPRGSLSLSGEDHTLSGCKQGTSWGESERPATEKKDGDQDFWCPDSYDPSRVERV, from the exons ATGTACAGTGTGGAAGACCTGCTCATCTCCCATGGATACAAACCATCGAGAGATCTCTCAGCACCGCGCGAGGATGACCCTGAGGGGCGCCAGCCAGCAAGGACGAGGGTGCGAGCTGGCCAGGGCCTGGTGAATGGGCACGAGGATGGTTCTGCAGTCTCTGCACATCGTAAGACACCTACAGGGAGAGGACACGTGAGCGACCCCGAAAGCCGCCGCCGCAGCACACCGAGGGGCCCCCGGGAGCCCCAGGGAGCGTCCGCTTCTAGAACCTCGGAGGCAGG GTTTTATAATCACCCCACCGTAGTGTGGaacccccagccccaggctggTAGCGACCAGACCCACTGGAAAAGAGGAGGACCGGAAGTCGGTAGGTCGCTGGGCCTGAGGGACCGAGAGGACCTGGAGGTCAGAGGAATGGCCCAAGCCTACAGCCTGCCTGGCCATGTGAGGGAGGGTCCCTGGGAAGTCGGAAGAAGGACAGGGCATGTGACGAAGAAGGCAGTTTGGGAAGAAGAGCTGAGAGCATCGGGTCCTACCAAGTGGCAGAACGTCAGCCTGGAAAGCTGGAACCAGCCAAGGAAATTAGGGAGGCAGATGTCGGATGGTGCTGGGGAAAGATTCTTTCAAGATTTGTATCCGTTCATTCAAGGAGAACACGTGTTGAAGtctcagaacaaaagaaaatcccagtCGTTGCCTAGAGTCCTTTTCCCCGACAATCTGAGTTGCACAGAAATCCCCATTCCATTAGGCGACGGATATTTACCTAAAATGCCACCGTATCCTCCAAATTGTCCACCTAATCTGGAACCCACAAGGCACCCGGAGAAAGGTGGCTCCTCGGTGCCTTTACTCCGGCCCAAGTTTGGGAAACCCCTCAAGCCCCCATCTCACGGCTCGCACCAGCCTTCCAGGGGAGGAGTGGAACTCAGCGACCATCAGGACAGCCGGCAGGCGGACCCGCACGCCCCCAGGCACGAGCCCTATGCCGTGGAGTCTGGCTTGGAGCCTCCCGTGTATGTGCCTCCGCCGTCATACAGGTCACCCCCCGAGCACATCCCAAACCCCTACTTAGACGAAGACCCGGCTCCCAGACCTGTTTGCAGTGGCCACAGCCAACAGCTGCCTCTGACTGAGAAGACCAGGGCCAGCGGGCAGCTTCCTCCTGGCCCCTTTGGCGCTGGGAATGGTGTGAGCCCCTGCTGTCCTCGCGGGCCCTCTGCCGCAGCCCACGACAGCTCTGTTCAGTACATCCCCTTTGACGATCCACGGATACGACACATTAAACTAGCTCAACTCCAGGGTTTCTGCGAGGAATCAAACCTGGATGGTAAATCCCGGAACTCCAGTCCTGTCACGCCCCAAGAGCCACCTCGTGGGAAAATGCAGCCTGATGGCGCCGTTTGGGATCCACAGGGCCTGACATCCCTGTCAGGAGATGAGAGAGACCTGGCCCTGGCAGGCACCCAGCCGTGGTGGCTGTGGGGCCAGCTCTCCAGGGACGGAGAACCCAGTGGCTTCTCCGACCAAAGAGACCACCATGTCACCAGAGGACAGCGGCCTGAGGTAGGGGGCAGCCAGCAGCGACACGCAGAAGGCCAAGTTTCCTCCCAACACTCGCAGGGTGCAAGTACCTGTGACACTCAAACCAAGCTCAAAAAGTTTGAGGCTGGGATTCAGACCAAGAAAagttcaaagaagaaaacaaatgagacCATATTTTGTTTGGTTTCCATCCCAGTGAAATCAGAATCACATCTGCCAGATATAGATACGAACAACAATGACTTGAAACAGGCTGGTGATAAAAAGAATGGTTCTGATAAGAGCACTGCCCTGCAGGAACAGAGCCTGCTGAGCCTGTCCTCTACCGACCTGGAGCTGCAGGCTCTCACGGGAAGCATGGGCGGGAGGCCTGAGTTCCAAAAGCAAGATCTGGGGGAACCAGAAGATGACAAACCAACAAATGACCTCAGATTCATTCACTTCACCCAGCACGGAGAACTCAAGTATGTTGGCTCTTGGCCAGGGCACCAGTACCGGGACCAGCAAACACAAACCAGCTTCCCTGAAGAATCCCAGAGCTCCCAGCTGCTCCCTGGTGCACAGCCAGCAGGGTCAAGTGACACAGGGCCCACTCCACAACATCCAGACCCTGCAGCCTCCGAGGGTCACATGCATATGGCGTTGGCTTCTGGTGACCACAGGCAGAGGCCAAGTGCTCATCACCTGAGAGGTCAGAGATCCCTCAGCCCGTCTGGCAACAGTGTTTTCTCAAGGACCTCCCAATCCACGCACCAGGCCCCTGCACCAAAAGCGGGTCGGAGTCAGCCCAGCGTGGACGTCCGGGGACACGGAGCCAGCCCCAAGCCCGTGCGTGAGGTGGTGAAGGGGGAACCAACAGGCCCATGCAACAGCCAGCAACTGTTTGGGCAGTTTCTCCTGAAGCCGGTCAGCCGGCGTCCCTGGGATTTGATAAGTCAGTTGGAAAGTTTTAACAAGGAGCTTcaggaaggggaagaaagcagcagcagcagcagcagtgaggACAGTGAGGCCGAGCAGCAGCAGGAGGACCGTGCTGGCTCCAGGCCAGAGAATCCCAGCTCCCCTGGACACAGCCCAGGGCCATGTGCTGAGCTGCAGTCTGTGACCTGGGTGCTGGAGCCCCCCATGTGGCAGTCGGGAGGGGAGGAGCATCAGTCTGAGCACTGGAATGAGGGCCCCGGGCCCAGCAACTCTGCCCCCTTAGCTCCCTCACAGGTAGAATGTGGCAGAGGGGACTCCTTCTGGTCAGCAGACGGAAGCTGGAGTAACGAGGTTGACAGGGCAGTGAATGAGCCAGCAGTCAGCCCAGGACCAGTGCAGGGACTGGTGTCTTCAAGATCAAGTGGCACAAAGCCAGTGTCCCCACCCTCCCCAGCTGAGCAGAGGGAGCCCCAGGAAATTCAGAAACTCATCGGTGCTTTCATTTCTGCGAAACCCAGCATAGCGGGTCCTCCGAGGGTCGACAGTGGGAGACAAAGGGGTGCAGTGCTCCCGCTCTCCCTGACGGGCAAGAACCGAGGGCTCTCGGCACCAGACCTGCGGTTGGTGGGGCTCGCCCCCGGACAAGAGCCGAGCACCAGCCAGGTAGATGGGTCTTCAGGTGAAGCAATAGAAATCCCCCCAGGTGAGTCGCTGCAAGCCAGGGCTGCGAGGATCCTGGGCATCGAGGTGGCTGTGGAGACCCTCCTGCGGGGCTCCAGGAGAGCAGGACAGAGCCAGCCTCCCCTGCCTGATGCAAGTGCCTGCAGCCCAGAGTCCCCAAGGGATGAGCCGTCGTCATCTGGCTCAGCCCCAGCAGATGTCCCCACAGTGCCCACCGACGCCTTTTATGGCAGGAGGAAATGCGGCTGGACCAAAAGCCCCCTCTTTGTGGGGGAAAGGGACAGTGCCAGGAGGGCTTCCCCAGTGTCTGATCACTCAAGTGTGGATGGGGTCATCGCCAGCGAAGCCTCCAGCCCTGAGCCTCCCCTCAACCTCCTGGAGTCTAGGTCTTCCAACCAAAAGGATCTGGGGGCAAGACCTCCCTTCAGGTCCACTTTGTTCCATTTTATAGAAAGGACACCTAGTGTGGCAGGCTCAGAAAAGAGGCTCAGAAGCCCTTCCAAAGTGATTGAAAGTTTACAAGAGAAACTGGCCTCCCCTCCCAGCAGAGCAGCCCCTGACCGCCTGCTGAGAATGAAGGAGGTGAGTTCTGTGTCTCGGATGAGAGTGCTGAGCTGCAGGAGCAGCGACTCCACAGAGGAGACTGAGGAACTGAAGGCCGTCAGAGGCCCGCCTGGCCCACCCAGGGGCTCCCTGTCTCTAAGCGGTGAGGACCACACACTCTCTGGCTGTAAGCAGGGCACTTCTTGGGGAGAAAGCGAACGTCCAGCCACAGAAAAGAAGGACGGTGATCAAGACTTCTGGTGCCCAG ATTCATATGACCCTAGCAGAGTGGAGAGGGTATGA